Below is a genomic region from Hypomesus transpacificus isolate Combined female chromosome 1, fHypTra1, whole genome shotgun sequence.
AACGGTATCAAAAGAAGATCTGCTTGGCATCTGATGGGTTCTGTTCCATGGGGCAATAGGGGCATTtgagcctggagagagacaagaggaagAGGTTCAAATGTGCTTATCGTAGCTCTATCAATTACGCATGAACCATTTCTCATCCAGCACTGGGGAATGTCCAACCACAGACGCCCAGCATGACCTTCATTCAAAGAGCTGTTCCACAACTTACTTTCCGGAGTTGGTGAGTTTGTTGAGGGCGTCTCTGGAGATGACATGCCCACAGATGAGCTTCATAGGCGGGTTGCTCTCGGAGGTCTGCTGCCGGAGGATGGGGCAGGCGAACACAGAGTGGTACCAGCACTTCTTCCCCAGGTCGATCTCGATCTAGAcaaacaccccccacacacacagcgagcATGAGTAGCTAGCAGAACCCTGACCAGCAGCcagcgagagaaagggatggcAGTAGGAGCACAAGTACGAGAGAAAGACTCACCAGTAGAGGAAAgggggcacacagagagagagagaacacaggaaTGGGGGAAAGCagaaaaggaaaaagagaattgggggggaggggggcttacAGGCAGCTCATCCTTGTGTGTCCAGACTCCACTGCACTGCCTCTGCTCTATGACCTGCTTGATGTTCATCAGCACAGGCAGCGCCATGCAGCCCGACGCAAAGCTGGGGAGGAACACAGGCTGGGATTACATCGTCCACAAACATCACCTACAGTACGGTGTCAATCTAGCTTCACACTGAAGGGGGAATCCACACAGTGTAGGTgtgttttcgtgtgtgtgtgtttgtgagactcAGCTTACACTGAGGTGTgattttcagtgtgtgtgtgtgtgtgtgtgtgtgactaaccTGACACTGAGGGGGGACTCTACAGAGAGGCCCAACAGAGCGCAGGCGTCCCTGGTGAAGATGTTGCAGATCTCGGCCCACTGGTTGGTCTCCAGCAGCGTGCGGTAGGGGGAGTTCTCTATGCCGTGACGCAGGTAAACCAGGCTGCCCATCAGGATCTGGATGTCTGggggcatcacacacacagtaatgtaGAGGAGACTAAGAAGGGGAACTATTCCTTTGGTTCAAGTTATATCATTAAAGCAAATGGGAAACTTCTCTTCAGCACCAGGTCTAGGGTGAGTCCCCCTGTGCTTGTGTCCACATTGTACCCCACATTGACTTACAACGCTACCCCCGCTAACCCTAACTCTGGCTGCCTGGCGCCGCTCTACCTCTCTGGTGCTGCGAGGCGAAGGGCTGGAAGTGGCGGGCGTACTGCAGGGCCTCCAGCTGGTTGCCGATGCCCCCGTTGAGCAGGCTGATGAAGTAGAGGCGGTGCAGCTTGAACTCCAGGGTGCTGTTCAGGTCGAGCAGACGCTGCCTGTTCGTCACCGCCCACCtggcaagacacacacagacacacacaacacacacacacacacaagacaaaagagggaaagaaagaaagtgaaggCGAGACGGCGAGAAAGGTCAAGTGCAAGAGAGCGTATTAGGAAGAcggaaagaaagatggagagagagagagatgagggctACTCCACATACTCCAGTGCTGGCCGGAGGTCCTGCATCCTCAGTCCCTCCAGGATGCGGTTGAGCTCCAGAAAGGGCTGCTTCATGCTCATGTCTATGACCACGCCAGACTCCTGCAGggcgcaacaacaacaaaacacacagcgcCGCCACAGGCTGCTTCAACACACTTGGCAGCagcgactcccccccccccccccctgtttcgCATCGCTAATGTGAGACGTGCCGTGGGACGGGAGGTGTCGTCTGTGGTGTGGGATGTTTACCTGGCAGAGGTCCTCTGCCACGCTGAGCATGCCTTGTCTGTAGAGGTGCTCTACGATGGTCTCGCTCAGGtacttctgtctctctgacgAGTCCCACACCGTCTCCGCCACCACGGCACTCACCTCCGCGTCGAAATTCTACAAACGGGCACAACGGTGATTCATCTGTCTGGACTGGACATTCTAGACGTGTTGGTGACGGGCCGTGggcactgtgtgtgcgtgtgtgtgtgtgtgtgttagacgcTTACCCTGTCTATGGCTTTGCCCACTTTAGACACGCTGCCATGGATGTCCTTGTGTCGTGAGGCCAGCATCTGTACAGTTTCTTTAATGTTCTTACAACACTGAGCCATGGTTTGAGACAGGACTGAAAAATCTGTATCTTGTACTCCTGTAGGAGAAACAGGCAGGTTACATGCCAAAATGGGTATGGTTATATAAAGCTGATGAATCATGCCATTGCGTCAACACTTTTGAAACAGCACTGGTTACACAACCAGAGCCAAGTAATATTACAGTTCTAATGAGGTTTAGGCTGTTTTTACTAGTTGTTGTTTTTACAGGCTATTTTTACTTGTGCACCTACTAGGTGGAGCAGAATTCTAGAGCTCCTGCTTATTGTATACAGTCAATTCATGGAATGTGGGGCAAaactacagacaaacacacgctgCTTGAATGTACACAAGCAATGGATTCCTccgtagatgtgtgtgtgtgtgtgctttaccGAACGTGACCAGCTGTCCCCGTAGCTCGCAGACAGTGCGCAGGAGCTCGTCCAGCCTCTCCTCAGACTGGTGACCATACATGACAAAGCGATGGAGCACCTTCTCCAGCTCCcgctccacacacgcacactgctcCATAGCTACCGCGAGACTGGCACTCTCATACACAGAAACCGCCGCCTATGGCAGAGCAAcagcagagggacagagagacttAGAGAAAGGACACACTGAACAGTGAACATATTCTAGTGATTTGTGGAGATTCTTCATGACATGACTGGTTGATTTGGGATATTTGATTGCtttaaatgaaatgtaatgtacaacTGATAAACAAAGTAGCTAAGCTCCAATTACACTTGAGTGACACTGACCGTGAGAGCATTTGGCATTGCCCCATTTGTATTAACACGACATGAGTAAGGGATAAACTATTAAGCTATGACAACGGCGATATTGAATAGAAGGGTTGATGTTCAAAGAGCCTAGTTAGCTTGCAGGCTATGATTTAAATGTAAGTTGACAATGTGGGTTGGTTAGCTGGCTGGTATAAAGTTGATCAACAAGTGGAAACCAACTTTTAACTGTGTTactttgtagctaacaaagatGTCGATAACGTTAGTGCTAGCAAGCTAATCACACATAGCTTTAACTAGCTAACACTACATACATGACACGTAGTATGTGATAGCTACGCCgttcaatgtaaaataaataacgATCCTTTAAAAATATCAATATACACAAAGGTAGTTAGTAAACCgaaatttaaaaaataatacattaaGCGGGTACCAGAAAATCGTCACAAGTTAGTGATACCCAGCTGGGGCCTTCTCTATCATACCGAGCTAGATAGTAAGCTACTGTAGCGGTCAatatggctagctagctacaacgATATCTTATTAGCATAATTTTAACACTAGGTAGATCAATATAACAGTTGAATTACATCAAGACAAACTCACTTGTAGACTGTTCGCGTCTGACATAATGATATGGCTACAACAGCTTGCCCGATCTGCACACCTACAGCTGCCAAGCCTAGCGTAAAGCTAACGTTACGTTACAGTACTGTCAGTAGGGGCTAAACGCGTCAAAAGAAAACAACCCAGCAGTGCAAGCTAGTACCTTCCCAGCTTGTACTGTACTAGCTTGCTGAGCTagctacatatatatataaaccataTGAATTAGGACAAGCAAAAGCTGGCTGAAATAATATATCTGGTATATAGGTAGCGAAGGTTAAACGTTGACTTGTCACAAGTGCAATTCAATTCCTCTGCCTCAAAACAAGTTGTCGCATAACGTAAACAAACACTAGCTACGCTAGCTACTAAGGATGGCTAATAAAACAAGCTAACGTTAGCCTGCGAGGGATAGCTAATAATCATGTCCGACCTAGCAACAAATTTAATTAACCACAATATTACATTGCAGGAATGGAAGCAAA
It encodes:
- the rmnd5b gene encoding E3 ubiquitin-protein transferase RMND5B isoform X1 is translated as MSDANSLQAAVSVYESASLAVAMEQCACVERELEKVLHRFVMYGHQSEERLDELLRTVCELRGQLVTFGVQDTDFSVLSQTMAQCCKNIKETVQMLASRHKDIHGSVSKVGKAIDRNFDAEVSAVVAETVWDSSERQKYLSETIVEHLYRQGMLSVAEDLCQESGVVIDMSMKQPFLELNRILEGLRMQDLRPALEWAVTNRQRLLDLNSTLEFKLHRLYFISLLNGGIGNQLEALQYARHFQPFASQHQRDIQILMGSLVYLRHGIENSPYRTLLETNQWAEICNIFTRDACALLGLSVESPLSVSFASGCMALPVLMNIKQVIEQRQCSGVWTHKDELPIEIDLGKKCWYHSVFACPILRQQTSESNPPMKLICGHVISRDALNKLTNSGKLKCPYCPMEQNPSDAKQIFF
- the rmnd5b gene encoding E3 ubiquitin-protein transferase RMND5B isoform X2 — its product is MEQCACVERELEKVLHRFVMYGHQSEERLDELLRTVCELRGQLVTFGVQDTDFSVLSQTMAQCCKNIKETVQMLASRHKDIHGSVSKVGKAIDRNFDAEVSAVVAETVWDSSERQKYLSETIVEHLYRQGMLSVAEDLCQESGVVIDMSMKQPFLELNRILEGLRMQDLRPALEWAVTNRQRLLDLNSTLEFKLHRLYFISLLNGGIGNQLEALQYARHFQPFASQHQRDIQILMGSLVYLRHGIENSPYRTLLETNQWAEICNIFTRDACALLGLSVESPLSVSFASGCMALPVLMNIKQVIEQRQCSGVWTHKDELPIEIDLGKKCWYHSVFACPILRQQTSESNPPMKLICGHVISRDALNKLTNSGKLKCPYCPMEQNPSDAKQIFF